From one Rhizobium sp. CIAT894 genomic stretch:
- a CDS encoding heparinase II/III family protein, producing MQSGRRFASMYVREAWRRALRRVALLRLKLFRHSINVPERLIVAPTDLRSIDSHVADEILNGRFLLAGRMLETGGKSPFTFTLPSRPFATRLHSFGWLRHMRANKSERSSAAARAIVDSWLSIHAGRMEGIAWEIDITAQRVIAWLSHSPVVLQNADRSFYRRFMKSLAFQVRFLHRMAPYTLGGLELFRLRIALAMASVAMPTRASTLRRAAQALDREFDSQILPDGGHISRNPRIGLELLLDLLPLRQTYVNLGHDLPQKLISGIDRMYPALRFFRHQDGDLALFNGATSTLANELISVLRYDETAGQPFKALPHSRYQRLSGGKTVIIADAGTPPSGGALRTVHAGSLSFEMSSGRHRFIVNSGSPKFAGHRYVQMARTTAAHSTVILNDTSSSRFSPSPFLNHAITEPVKTVTVERAETEDGRDSIKLSHDGYIRAFGVLHERELTLNAAGSIVTGRDRLVVRDGRQSEEPLKAVARFHIHPSIVLHQSDGESVLLTAPDGESWQFSAPGNEVLITEDIFFADSSGICGSDQIEIDFDLAEKTEIRWFLSRKG from the coding sequence ATGCAGTCCGGTCGGCGTTTTGCGAGCATGTATGTTCGGGAGGCTTGGCGGCGCGCCTTGCGCCGCGTCGCGTTGCTGCGCCTGAAGCTCTTCCGCCATTCGATCAACGTGCCCGAGCGTCTGATCGTCGCGCCGACCGATCTCCGCAGCATCGATTCGCATGTGGCCGACGAAATTCTCAACGGCCGGTTTCTGCTGGCCGGGCGCATGCTGGAAACGGGTGGAAAGTCACCCTTCACCTTCACCCTGCCCTCGCGCCCCTTCGCCACTCGCCTGCACAGCTTCGGCTGGCTGCGGCACATGCGGGCGAACAAGTCGGAGCGCAGTTCGGCCGCCGCCCGTGCGATCGTCGACAGCTGGCTTTCCATCCATGCCGGCCGCATGGAAGGCATTGCCTGGGAGATCGACATCACCGCCCAGCGTGTCATCGCCTGGCTGTCGCATTCGCCTGTCGTGCTGCAGAATGCCGACCGCAGCTTCTATCGCCGCTTCATGAAGTCGCTGGCGTTCCAGGTGAGGTTCCTGCATCGCATGGCGCCCTATACGCTTGGCGGCCTGGAGTTGTTTCGGCTGCGCATCGCGCTCGCCATGGCCTCCGTCGCCATGCCGACCCGCGCCTCCACCCTCAGGCGGGCGGCGCAGGCGCTCGACCGCGAATTCGATAGCCAGATTCTGCCGGATGGCGGCCATATCTCCCGCAATCCGCGTATCGGCCTGGAATTGCTGCTCGATCTGCTGCCGCTCAGGCAGACCTATGTCAATCTCGGTCACGACCTGCCGCAGAAACTGATCTCCGGCATCGACCGGATGTATCCGGCATTGCGATTCTTTCGCCATCAGGACGGAGATCTGGCGCTGTTCAACGGGGCGACCTCGACGCTGGCAAACGAGTTGATCTCGGTGCTGCGCTATGACGAGACCGCCGGCCAGCCGTTCAAGGCTTTGCCGCATTCGCGCTATCAGCGGCTTTCCGGAGGAAAAACGGTGATCATTGCCGATGCCGGCACGCCGCCTTCGGGAGGCGCGCTGCGGACCGTGCATGCCGGCAGCCTCTCCTTCGAAATGTCGTCCGGCCGCCACCGCTTCATCGTCAATTCCGGCTCGCCGAAATTTGCCGGGCACCGCTATGTCCAGATGGCCCGCACGACGGCGGCGCATTCGACCGTCATCCTGAACGACACCTCGTCCAGCCGTTTTTCGCCCTCGCCCTTCCTCAATCACGCGATCACCGAACCGGTCAAGACGGTCACCGTCGAACGTGCCGAAACGGAGGACGGACGCGACAGCATCAAACTCAGCCATGACGGTTATATCAGGGCGTTCGGGGTGCTGCACGAGCGTGAACTGACACTCAATGCCGCGGGCTCGATCGTGACCGGCCGCGACCGGCTCGTCGTCCGGGATGGCCGTCAGAGTGAGGAGCCGCTGAAGGCTGTCGCCCGTTTTCATATCCATCCCTCGATCGTCCTGCATCAGAGCGACGGCGAGTCCGTGCTGTTGACGGCGCCGGATGGCGAAAGCTGGCAGTTTTCCGCGCCCGGCAATGAAGTGCTGATCACCGAGGATATCTTCTTTGCCGACAGCTCCGGCATTTGCGGTTCGGACCAGATCGAGATCGACTTCGATCTTGCCGAGAAGACGGAAATCCGCTGGTTTTTGTCCCGCAAGGGATAG
- a CDS encoding DUF1674 domain-containing protein, translating to MQEADNDNSETPTAEASQPRKVLSPAAKRALAEAEERRKNQKPLELPPETGGRGGAEPARFGDYEINGRAIDF from the coding sequence ATGCAGGAAGCCGATAACGACAACAGCGAAACGCCGACGGCCGAGGCATCGCAGCCGCGCAAAGTCCTGTCTCCGGCTGCGAAGCGCGCCCTTGCCGAAGCCGAGGAGCGGCGAAAAAACCAGAAGCCGCTGGAGCTGCCGCCGGAAACCGGCGGTCGCGGCGGCGCCGAGCCGGCCCGCTTCGGCGATTACGAGATCAATGGCCGGGCGATCGATTTTTGA
- the acs gene encoding acetate--CoA ligase encodes MSEKIYPVTKPVKARALIDKDKYLKWYEESIENPDKFWGKHGKRIDWFKPYTKVKNTSFNGKVSIKWFEDGQTNVSYNCIDRHLKTNGDQVAIIWEGDNPYIDKKVTYNELYEHVCRMANVLKKHGVKKGDRVTIYMPMIPEAAYAMLACARIGAVHSIVFGGFSPEALAGRIVDCESTFVITCDEGVRGGKPVPLKDNTDTAIHIAARQHVIVEKVLVVRRTGGKTGWAPGRDLWHHQEIATVKAECPPVKMKAEDPLFILYTSGSTGKPKGVLHTTGGYLVYAAMTHEYVFDYHHGDIYWCTADVGWVTGHSYIVYGPLANCATTLMFEGVPNFPDQGRFWEVIDKHKVNIFYTAPTAIRSLMGAGDDFVTRSSRSSLRLLGTVGEPINPEAWEWYYNVVGDKRCPVIDTWWQTETGGHMITPLPGATDLKPGSATTPFFGIKPQLVDNEGKVLEGPADGNLCITDSWPGQMRTVYGDHERFIQTYFSTYKGKYFTGDGCRRDADGYYWITGRVDDVLNVSGHRLGTAEVESALVSHNLVSEAAVVGYPHAIKGQGIYCYVTLMAGHEGSDTLRQELVKHVRAEIGPIAAPDKIQFAPGLPKTRSGKIMRRILRKIAEDDFGALGDTSTLADPAVVDDLVANRQNKATA; translated from the coding sequence ATGTCGGAGAAGATCTATCCGGTCACGAAGCCGGTAAAGGCGCGCGCCCTGATCGATAAGGATAAGTACCTGAAATGGTACGAGGAGAGCATTGAAAACCCGGACAAGTTCTGGGGCAAACACGGCAAGCGGATCGACTGGTTCAAGCCCTATACAAAGGTCAAGAACACCTCCTTTAACGGCAAGGTGTCGATCAAATGGTTCGAGGACGGTCAGACCAATGTCTCCTACAATTGCATCGACCGTCATCTGAAGACCAATGGCGACCAGGTGGCGATCATCTGGGAAGGCGACAATCCCTATATCGACAAGAAGGTCACCTATAACGAGCTCTACGAGCACGTCTGCCGGATGGCGAACGTCTTGAAGAAACACGGCGTCAAGAAGGGCGATCGTGTCACGATCTACATGCCGATGATCCCGGAAGCGGCTTACGCGATGCTTGCCTGCGCCCGCATCGGCGCGGTGCATTCGATCGTCTTCGGCGGCTTCTCGCCGGAGGCCCTGGCGGGGCGCATCGTCGACTGTGAATCCACCTTCGTCATCACCTGCGACGAAGGCGTGCGCGGCGGCAAGCCGGTGCCGCTGAAGGACAACACCGATACTGCAATTCACATTGCAGCACGCCAGCACGTGATCGTGGAGAAGGTTCTGGTCGTGCGCCGCACCGGCGGCAAGACCGGCTGGGCGCCGGGCCGCGATCTCTGGCATCACCAGGAAATCGCCACGGTGAAGGCGGAATGCCCGCCGGTGAAGATGAAGGCGGAAGATCCGCTCTTCATTCTCTATACGTCAGGTTCAACAGGCAAGCCGAAGGGCGTTCTGCACACGACGGGCGGTTATCTCGTCTATGCGGCGATGACGCATGAATATGTCTTCGACTATCATCACGGCGATATCTATTGGTGCACCGCCGATGTCGGCTGGGTCACCGGCCATTCCTATATCGTCTATGGACCGCTCGCCAATTGCGCGACGACGCTGATGTTCGAGGGTGTGCCGAATTTCCCCGATCAGGGCCGTTTCTGGGAAGTGATCGACAAGCACAAGGTCAACATCTTCTATACGGCGCCGACGGCGATCCGCTCGCTGATGGGCGCCGGCGACGACTTCGTCACCCGCTCCTCACGCTCATCACTGCGCCTGCTCGGCACTGTGGGCGAACCGATCAATCCGGAAGCCTGGGAATGGTATTACAATGTCGTCGGCGACAAGCGCTGCCCTGTGATCGATACCTGGTGGCAGACGGAAACCGGCGGCCACATGATCACGCCGCTGCCCGGCGCCACCGATCTGAAACCCGGCTCGGCGACGACCCCGTTCTTCGGCATCAAACCGCAGCTGGTCGACAATGAGGGCAAGGTGCTGGAAGGTCCGGCCGATGGCAATCTCTGCATCACCGACAGCTGGCCCGGCCAGATGCGCACGGTTTACGGCGACCACGAACGTTTCATCCAGACCTATTTCTCCACCTACAAGGGGAAATATTTCACCGGCGACGGCTGCCGGCGCGATGCGGACGGCTATTACTGGATCACCGGGCGCGTCGACGACGTGCTCAACGTCTCCGGCCACCGGCTCGGAACGGCGGAGGTGGAATCCGCACTCGTCTCGCATAATCTGGTGTCGGAGGCCGCGGTCGTCGGTTATCCCCATGCGATCAAGGGCCAGGGCATCTATTGCTACGTGACGCTGATGGCCGGCCACGAGGGTTCGGACACGCTTCGCCAGGAACTGGTGAAACATGTGCGGGCAGAAATCGGCCCGATCGCCGCGCCCGACAAGATCCAGTTCGCGCCCGGCCTGCCGAAGACCCGCTCCGGCAAGATCATGCGCCGCATCCTGCGCAAGATCGCCGAAGACGATTTCGGTGCGCTTGGCGATACCTCGACGCTCGCCGATCCGGCCGTCGTCGACGATCTGGTCGCCAACCGGCAGAACAAGGCGACTGCTTAA
- the htpX gene encoding zinc metalloprotease HtpX: MNLVRTAMLLAFMTALFMVVGFLIGGRAGMMIAFVIAAGMNFFSYWNSDRMVLSAYRAQEVDERNAPEFFAIVRDLARNAGLPMPKVYLYDSPQPNAFATGRNPDNAAVAASTGLLQALSPEEVAGVMAHELAHIQNRDTLTMTITATLAGAISMLGNFAFLFGGNRENNNNPLGFVGVLVAMIVAPLAAMLVQMAISRTREYSADRRGAEICGNPLWLASALGKIARGAAHMPNQDAERNPATAHMFIINPLSGERMDNLFSTHPNTENRIAALHDMAQGGMNISTPPVRAANPSRKSRSVPDTGLGRGGSQPPKGPWS, encoded by the coding sequence ATGAACCTCGTTCGCACTGCCATGTTGCTTGCCTTCATGACGGCGCTTTTCATGGTTGTCGGCTTTCTGATCGGCGGTCGGGCCGGCATGATGATCGCCTTCGTCATTGCCGCCGGGATGAATTTCTTCTCCTACTGGAATTCCGACCGCATGGTGCTTTCGGCCTATCGCGCCCAGGAGGTCGATGAGCGCAACGCGCCGGAATTCTTTGCGATCGTGCGCGATCTTGCTCGCAATGCCGGCCTGCCGATGCCGAAGGTTTATCTCTACGACAGCCCGCAGCCGAATGCCTTCGCCACCGGCCGCAACCCTGACAATGCAGCCGTCGCCGCTTCGACCGGCCTTCTCCAGGCATTGTCTCCGGAGGAGGTTGCCGGCGTGATGGCGCATGAGCTCGCCCATATTCAGAACCGCGACACGCTGACGATGACGATCACGGCAACGCTTGCCGGCGCGATCTCGATGCTCGGCAATTTCGCCTTCCTCTTCGGCGGCAATCGCGAAAACAACAACAATCCGCTCGGCTTCGTCGGCGTCCTCGTGGCGATGATCGTGGCGCCGCTTGCCGCCATGCTGGTGCAGATGGCGATCAGCCGCACGCGCGAATATTCGGCCGACCGCCGCGGTGCCGAAATCTGCGGCAATCCGCTCTGGCTGGCTTCGGCGCTCGGCAAGATTGCGCGGGGTGCTGCCCACATGCCGAACCAGGATGCCGAGCGCAACCCGGCGACGGCGCATATGTTCATCATCAACCCGCTCTCCGGCGAGCGCATGGACAATCTGTTTTCCACGCATCCGAACACGGAAAACCGCATCGCGGCGCTGCACGATATGGCGCAGGGCGGCATGAATATCTCGACGCCGCCGGTTCGGGCTGCTAATCCGTCGCGCAAATCGCGCTCTGTTCCGGATACGGGTCTTGGTCGCGGTGGTTCACAACCGCCAAAAGGTCCATGGTCTTGA
- a CDS encoding DUF1013 domain-containing protein, which produces MAQTLLMPKATAIWLVDNTALSFDQIAQFCKLHPLEVKAIADGEAAQGIKGLDPISTGQLSRDEIARAEANPNHKLKLSEPKVRVPESKRRGPRYTPVSKRQDRPNAILWLVRNHPELKDAQISRLVGTTKSTIEQIRERTHWNSANLAPMDPVTLGLCSQIDLDMEVEKASKGRPLPTAAELGATLQSAQETERLTPSYEREEEKEIDADAVFRKLSSLRSAPKDEDDDDQY; this is translated from the coding sequence ATGGCTCAAACACTGCTCATGCCGAAGGCGACAGCCATCTGGCTCGTCGATAACACGGCACTGTCTTTCGATCAGATCGCGCAGTTCTGCAAACTGCATCCGCTCGAAGTCAAGGCGATCGCCGACGGCGAAGCCGCGCAGGGCATCAAGGGCCTCGACCCGATCTCGACGGGACAGCTTTCCCGCGATGAGATCGCCCGCGCCGAAGCCAATCCGAACCACAAGCTGAAGCTTTCCGAACCGAAGGTTCGCGTACCGGAATCCAAGCGCCGCGGCCCGCGTTATACGCCGGTTTCCAAGCGTCAGGACCGCCCGAACGCCATTCTCTGGCTCGTTCGCAACCATCCGGAGCTGAAGGACGCACAGATTTCCCGCCTCGTCGGCACGACGAAATCGACCATCGAGCAGATCCGCGAGCGCACCCACTGGAACTCGGCCAACCTGGCGCCGATGGATCCGGTGACGCTCGGCCTCTGCAGCCAGATCGATCTCGACATGGAAGTGGAAAAGGCTTCCAAGGGCCGTCCGCTGCCGACCGCCGCCGAGCTTGGCGCGACGCTGCAATCGGCTCAGGAAACCGAGCGCCTGACCCCGAGCTACGAGCGCGAGGAAGAAAAGGAAATCGACGCCGATGCCGTCTTCCGCAAGCTGAGCTCGCTGCGCTCCGCACCGAAGGACGAGGACGACGACGACCAGTACTGA
- a CDS encoding RsmB/NOP family class I SAM-dependent RNA methyltransferase: protein MVLNSDGTKKPFRKHKPSAERSAPEKPGLQARAAAAKILAAVVDRKLPLDGALDHEHGNPAYKALGENDRALVRAILNTTLRHLPRIDAAIAALLESPLPEGARALHHVLAIGAAQILYLDVPDHSAVDLAVEQANLDPRNRRFAKLVNAILRRLGREKQQVLEEIDKVAPMPAWFIARLEKAYGRDAALAISESQLEPAAIDLTVKSDPEGWAKRLNGTALPTGGVRLAAFDGGIPSLEGFDEGAWWVQDAAASIPAKLFGDLSGKRTADLCAAPGGKTAQLILAGGTVTALDQSESRLRRLRSNLDRLGLKAETIAADLTTFEPAERFDAILLDAPCSSTGTTRRHPDVLWTKGPEDIARLAALQERLLRHALTLLKPDGMLVFSNCSLDPAEGEEVVARVLAQTQGVERVPIGAGDWPGLEAAITPLGEFRTLPTMLKMPDGIASGLDGFYAAVLRRVA from the coding sequence ATGGTCTTGAATTCAGACGGCACGAAGAAACCATTCCGCAAGCATAAGCCCTCCGCCGAGCGTTCTGCGCCCGAAAAACCCGGCCTGCAGGCGCGGGCTGCGGCAGCCAAAATTCTTGCCGCCGTCGTCGATCGCAAACTGCCGCTCGACGGCGCTCTCGACCATGAACATGGCAATCCGGCCTATAAGGCACTCGGCGAAAACGATCGGGCGCTGGTCCGCGCCATTCTGAACACGACGCTGCGCCATCTGCCGCGTATCGATGCCGCGATTGCAGCGCTGCTGGAATCGCCGCTGCCGGAAGGGGCAAGGGCGCTGCATCATGTGCTCGCGATCGGGGCGGCGCAGATCCTCTATCTCGACGTGCCGGATCATTCGGCGGTCGATCTTGCCGTCGAGCAGGCCAATCTGGATCCGCGTAACCGGCGTTTCGCCAAGCTGGTCAATGCCATTCTTCGCCGGCTTGGCCGCGAGAAGCAGCAGGTGCTCGAAGAGATCGATAAGGTCGCGCCGATGCCGGCCTGGTTCATCGCCAGGCTGGAAAAGGCCTATGGCCGCGATGCGGCGCTGGCGATTTCGGAATCCCAGCTCGAGCCGGCGGCAATCGATCTGACCGTCAAGTCCGACCCCGAAGGCTGGGCAAAACGGCTGAACGGAACTGCCCTGCCCACGGGCGGCGTGCGGCTTGCCGCTTTCGATGGCGGCATCCCTTCGCTCGAAGGTTTCGACGAGGGCGCGTGGTGGGTGCAGGATGCGGCAGCAAGCATCCCGGCCAAGCTTTTCGGCGATCTCTCGGGCAAACGCACCGCCGATCTCTGTGCTGCCCCGGGCGGCAAGACGGCGCAGCTCATTCTTGCCGGCGGCACGGTCACCGCCCTCGACCAGTCGGAAAGCCGGCTGAGACGGCTGCGGTCGAATCTCGATCGGCTCGGTCTGAAAGCGGAGACGATCGCGGCCGATCTGACGACATTCGAGCCGGCAGAGCGTTTCGATGCGATCCTGCTCGATGCCCCCTGCTCTTCCACCGGCACGACGCGTCGGCACCCCGACGTGCTCTGGACCAAGGGACCCGAGGATATCGCCCGGCTGGCGGCGCTGCAGGAACGGCTGCTGCGTCACGCGCTGACATTGCTGAAGCCTGATGGAATGCTGGTTTTTTCGAATTGCTCGCTCGATCCCGCCGAAGGCGAAGAGGTCGTGGCCCGTGTTCTTGCGCAGACGCAAGGCGTCGAGCGCGTTCCGATCGGCGCCGGCGACTGGCCCGGCCTCGAAGCAGCGATCACGCCGCTCGGCGAATTCCGCACGCTTCCCACCATGTTGAAAATGCCCGACGGCATCGCCTCCGGCCTCGACGGCTTCTATGCCGCGGTGCTGCGGCGAGTGGCCTGA